In Oceaniferula marina, the following proteins share a genomic window:
- a CDS encoding RDD family protein encodes MSENPYLAPQTDVQNITNEEAPRYVELASRWARLGALILDNLILSVVFIPVVFLVIYLDDMSGSGTMLDKMIVMSGTWTWTVLTAVVGVVAYVALNGYLLVNSGQSIGKKVLGIQIVDYETYQLLPFGKVIGLRYVLAQAIMHLPFVGWLFALIDAICIFSSDKRCVHDMFAGSSVIKAR; translated from the coding sequence ATGTCAGAAAATCCGTATCTTGCGCCGCAGACAGATGTGCAAAATATCACCAATGAAGAAGCTCCCCGCTATGTCGAACTCGCATCCCGTTGGGCCAGATTGGGTGCCTTGATTTTGGACAATTTGATTCTTTCCGTGGTGTTTATTCCTGTAGTGTTTTTAGTGATTTATTTGGATGATATGTCGGGAAGCGGTACCATGCTGGACAAAATGATTGTCATGAGTGGGACGTGGACCTGGACTGTGCTGACTGCAGTTGTCGGGGTCGTGGCTTATGTGGCTTTGAATGGGTATCTTTTGGTGAATTCCGGCCAGAGCATCGGTAAAAAGGTCTTGGGGATTCAGATCGTCGATTATGAGACCTATCAGCTTCTTCCTTTTGGTAAGGTGATTGGATTACGCTATGTGCTGGCTCAGGCAATCATGCACCTTCCCTTCGTTGGTTGGCTCTTTGCCTTGATTGATGCCATCTGTATTTTCTCATCCGACAAGCGTTGTGTGCATGATATGTTTGCCGGTTCTTCGGTGATCAAGGCTCGCTAG
- a CDS encoding DUF3592 domain-containing protein, whose amino-acid sequence MARNQKQMSGKGALVFGLIWTAFSSIFVVVGLVSTYQAVHRSTWPAVDCELTRFEVKSDPKLDPAFQPQVEFTYEWEGQSYQGDKVWVSQKGEDDYEDLGELIEQYRRGDLSRCYVNPDQPGEAVLLAESDDLWGGLVFALFGGGFVAIGIGIMFSSRWMKKQENAPLSSKSSGEEGAPNVILVPFFLLFGLAGLGVLLFVVLPQGMKYQDARGWDETPAVVEWSRVQSHSSDDGTTYSVDIFYRYQYQEKEYKSNTVDIFSGSSSGRSGKQEKVNQHPAGKEIVCYVNPEKPWQALLHRDLGWWALFALFPLPFLAVGFGGLWWLYKKRAKASVELSSSDALGRRTSSLRHEAGVRDAFHGGGSSSVSGEKTFSPSGSRVKGLLGILFFALFWNGIVSVFVTIAVKGWLAGNPEWFLMVFLIPFVLVGLGTMVFSMYSFLALFNPSPRITLKPGALTLGGSATLRWRIPSKAQRLKQFRLYLVGEEEAQYRRGTNTVTDTEVFFEQLLFETADPRQASRGELQCVVPVNTMPSWKSQHHEIKWSLVVKGDIALWPDINDTYALEVVAPDFTPQH is encoded by the coding sequence ATGGCTCGCAATCAAAAGCAAATGTCCGGCAAAGGCGCTTTGGTCTTTGGCTTGATCTGGACGGCATTCAGTTCGATTTTCGTCGTGGTTGGTTTGGTATCCACCTATCAGGCGGTGCATCGATCGACTTGGCCGGCGGTGGATTGTGAGTTGACGCGTTTTGAAGTGAAGTCGGATCCGAAGCTGGATCCCGCATTCCAACCTCAGGTTGAGTTCACGTATGAATGGGAAGGGCAATCGTATCAGGGCGACAAGGTATGGGTGAGTCAGAAGGGGGAGGATGATTATGAAGATTTAGGGGAGTTGATCGAGCAATACCGCCGCGGGGATTTGTCCCGGTGTTATGTCAACCCGGACCAACCAGGCGAAGCCGTTCTGCTTGCCGAATCCGATGACCTTTGGGGTGGTTTGGTGTTTGCTTTGTTTGGCGGAGGTTTTGTAGCGATTGGTATTGGGATTATGTTTAGCAGTCGCTGGATGAAAAAGCAGGAGAATGCGCCGCTGTCATCCAAATCCAGTGGAGAGGAGGGGGCACCGAATGTGATCTTGGTTCCCTTTTTCTTGTTGTTTGGCTTGGCGGGGCTCGGTGTGCTGCTCTTTGTCGTGCTGCCCCAGGGGATGAAGTACCAGGATGCCCGGGGGTGGGATGAGACACCGGCGGTGGTGGAGTGGAGTCGGGTACAATCCCATAGCAGTGACGATGGCACAACCTACAGTGTGGATATTTTTTACCGCTATCAGTATCAGGAGAAGGAATATAAATCCAACACGGTGGACATTTTTTCGGGAAGTTCGAGCGGCCGCTCCGGCAAGCAGGAAAAAGTAAATCAACATCCTGCCGGAAAAGAGATTGTTTGTTATGTGAATCCGGAAAAACCCTGGCAGGCATTGTTGCATCGTGATCTCGGTTGGTGGGCGTTGTTTGCTCTGTTCCCGCTGCCTTTTCTTGCGGTTGGCTTTGGCGGGTTATGGTGGTTGTATAAAAAGCGGGCCAAGGCGTCGGTGGAGTTGAGTAGTAGTGATGCTTTGGGGCGCCGAACAAGTTCCTTGCGGCACGAAGCCGGAGTGAGGGATGCCTTTCATGGTGGTGGGAGCTCATCTGTGTCCGGCGAAAAAACCTTTAGCCCGTCGGGAAGCCGGGTGAAGGGGCTGCTGGGCATTTTGTTTTTTGCCCTGTTCTGGAACGGGATTGTTTCGGTGTTTGTCACGATCGCGGTCAAAGGATGGTTGGCTGGTAACCCGGAATGGTTTTTGATGGTGTTTCTGATTCCATTTGTATTGGTCGGTCTCGGGACCATGGTGTTCAGCATGTATTCGTTTCTTGCGCTGTTTAATCCGTCTCCGCGCATCACGCTTAAGCCGGGGGCGCTTACTTTGGGGGGGTCTGCCACCCTTCGTTGGAGGATTCCGAGTAAAGCCCAGCGCTTGAAACAATTCCGTCTCTATCTGGTGGGGGAGGAAGAAGCCCAGTACCGCCGGGGAACCAACACGGTAACGGACACCGAGGTGTTTTTTGAGCAATTGCTCTTTGAGACTGCGGATCCGAGGCAGGCGTCCCGGGGCGAGCTGCAGTGTGTGGTTCCCGTCAACACGATGCCGAGCTGGAAGAGTCAGCATCATGAGATCAAGTGGTCGCTGGTGGTCAAGGGGGACATTGCCCTCTGGCCGGATATCAACGACACCTATGCGCTTGAGGTCGTGGCCCCCGATTTTACTCCCCAACACTAA
- a CDS encoding PspA/IM30 family protein: MFKRIGNLIKGFLGLFIGGIEKRNPEALLDVEKENLRKQISEFNKGLATHAALVEKLISQTKKLDKQETELRAKTTANLKAGNRQAAGELAMKLQTVDKEHDEMVKQLEGAEARYKELVRARDVSVKTAKKKIEELSRNIDDMKVQKAMAELNEMASGMVTEIGGSGDTLNRLEEMVEDERNKAAGRARVARDSMDMDDINIKAAEQDALAEMALADFAAAEGIELESTEPKASEKESSTGTTKSTMGPGVSE; encoded by the coding sequence ATGTTCAAACGCATCGGCAATCTCATCAAAGGCTTCCTCGGCCTGTTCATCGGCGGTATCGAAAAACGCAATCCAGAAGCCCTTCTGGATGTCGAAAAAGAAAACCTGCGCAAACAAATATCCGAGTTCAACAAAGGCCTGGCCACCCACGCCGCTCTGGTCGAAAAACTCATCTCCCAAACTAAAAAGCTCGATAAACAGGAAACCGAACTACGCGCCAAAACCACCGCCAACCTCAAAGCCGGCAACCGCCAGGCAGCCGGTGAACTCGCCATGAAGCTGCAAACCGTCGATAAAGAACACGACGAAATGGTCAAGCAACTCGAAGGTGCCGAAGCCCGTTACAAAGAACTCGTCCGAGCCCGCGACGTCAGTGTCAAAACGGCCAAAAAGAAAATCGAGGAGCTTTCCCGCAATATCGACGATATGAAAGTCCAGAAAGCCATGGCTGAACTCAACGAAATGGCTTCCGGTATGGTCACCGAGATCGGAGGATCCGGCGACACCCTGAACCGACTCGAAGAAATGGTCGAAGACGAGCGCAACAAGGCCGCCGGCCGCGCCCGTGTCGCCCGCGACTCGATGGACATGGATGATATCAACATCAAGGCTGCCGAACAGGACGCCCTCGCCGAGATGGCCCTCGCCGACTTTGCGGCAGCTGAAGGCATCGAGCTCGAATCCACGGAGCCCAAAGCAAGCGAGAAAGAGAGCTCTACCGGCACCACGAAAAGCACGATGGGCCCAGGTGTCAGTGAGTAG
- the typA gene encoding translational GTPase TypA encodes MTKNIRNIAIIAHVDHGKTTLVDELLKAGGAYGEHQQAGERAMDSMDLEREKGITIKSKNTSVKWNDYTINIVDTPGHADFGGEVERVMKMVDGVLLLVDAHDGPQAQTRFVLRKALQQGLTPIVVVNKIDREHSVPEMVHDRVLELFLELEASEEQFEAPFVYGSAKNGFFVKSLDDEQKDVLPLLETIVEHVEAPDSDPEAPFKMLASNISWDDYVGRVALGKVQSGSVKKGDSIFLIRKDGTQVRGKVTKVFEYSSLSNQESAEGEAGNIVGVAGFEDIDIGETLSADPEAEALPFVEIDPPTVKMQFSINDGPYGGREGKHVTSRAIRERLLREVKTNVSIEVNDTDAAGVFEVAARGAMQISVLVETMRREGYEVLVSRPMVITHKGENGEVEEPFETLFVEVPDEYTGGVMKTLANRRARIEDMGTNAHGATIEATISTRGLIGFEFELLNLTSGHGVMSHLFKEYAPHCGHINTRNTGTLVSMSTGTAMAYSLLPLEERGKLFVAPGEEVYEGQIIGENPRKDDLPVNPVKAKSLTNHRSATKGITVGLAPPIKMSLERAIEYIAHDELLEATPSHLRLRKRILDPHERKRAVKAAKAEAGV; translated from the coding sequence ATGACTAAGAATATTCGTAATATCGCCATTATTGCCCACGTCGACCACGGGAAAACGACCTTGGTGGATGAGCTGTTGAAGGCCGGAGGAGCCTACGGTGAACACCAGCAAGCCGGGGAGCGGGCGATGGACTCTATGGACCTTGAGCGTGAGAAGGGGATTACCATTAAATCGAAAAATACGTCGGTGAAGTGGAACGATTACACCATCAACATCGTGGACACCCCCGGACACGCCGACTTCGGTGGCGAGGTTGAGCGGGTGATGAAGATGGTCGATGGGGTGCTCTTATTGGTGGATGCCCATGACGGCCCTCAGGCCCAGACGCGTTTTGTATTGCGTAAAGCCCTGCAGCAGGGGCTTACCCCCATTGTGGTCGTGAATAAAATCGACCGCGAGCACAGCGTCCCGGAAATGGTGCATGACCGGGTGCTTGAACTGTTTCTGGAGCTTGAGGCATCGGAAGAGCAATTTGAAGCCCCCTTTGTTTACGGCTCCGCCAAAAACGGTTTTTTTGTCAAATCACTGGATGACGAGCAGAAGGATGTGTTGCCCTTGCTTGAAACGATCGTGGAGCATGTGGAGGCACCGGATTCCGACCCCGAGGCTCCATTCAAGATGTTGGCCTCCAATATTTCATGGGATGATTACGTCGGCCGTGTGGCACTGGGTAAGGTGCAATCCGGTTCCGTGAAGAAAGGGGACAGTATCTTCCTCATCCGCAAAGATGGCACCCAGGTCCGGGGCAAGGTGACCAAGGTCTTTGAATACAGCAGTTTGTCGAACCAGGAATCCGCCGAAGGGGAAGCCGGAAATATCGTGGGTGTTGCCGGATTCGAAGATATCGATATTGGTGAAACGCTTTCTGCTGACCCTGAGGCCGAAGCTCTTCCCTTCGTGGAAATTGATCCGCCAACGGTGAAAATGCAGTTTTCCATTAACGACGGCCCCTACGGTGGTCGCGAAGGTAAACACGTCACCTCCCGGGCGATTCGTGAGCGACTGTTGCGTGAGGTGAAAACCAACGTATCGATTGAAGTCAATGATACGGATGCGGCCGGGGTGTTTGAAGTGGCTGCCCGTGGCGCGATGCAAATTTCCGTTTTGGTGGAAACGATGCGCCGTGAAGGATACGAAGTCCTGGTTTCACGTCCGATGGTGATTACCCACAAGGGAGAAAACGGAGAGGTTGAGGAGCCGTTTGAAACGCTCTTTGTCGAGGTCCCGGATGAATACACCGGAGGCGTGATGAAAACTCTGGCCAATCGCAGGGCAAGGATCGAGGACATGGGAACCAATGCCCACGGCGCCACGATTGAAGCCACCATTTCTACCCGTGGACTGATTGGTTTTGAATTTGAGCTTCTGAACCTGACCAGTGGTCATGGGGTGATGTCGCACTTGTTTAAAGAATACGCACCTCACTGCGGGCATATCAATACCCGTAACACCGGAACACTGGTGAGTATGTCGACGGGAACCGCCATGGCGTATTCCTTGCTTCCACTTGAAGAGCGAGGGAAGCTTTTTGTCGCTCCTGGTGAGGAAGTGTATGAGGGGCAAATCATTGGAGAAAACCCACGTAAAGATGACCTTCCGGTCAACCCGGTGAAGGCGAAAAGTTTGACCAACCACCGATCGGCAACCAAGGGAATCACCGTTGGCCTGGCCCCTCCCATTAAGATGTCCCTCGAGCGGGCCATTGAGTATATCGCCCATGATGAACTGTTGGAGGCGACCCCGAGCCATTTGCGCCTACGGAAACGCATCCTCGACCCCCATGAGCGTAAGCGTGCGGTCAAAGCTGCCAAAGCCGAGGCCGGGGTGTAA
- a CDS encoding PEP-CTERM sorting domain-containing protein: MKMKQIMTLAGCGCLMVAPTQAATVQFNVINLFGHNPGNDLTSAAQFSSQVDIGALSGDLLLSGTSFDLTLRGVESNGSTTDVTWKDSTDSYAPGAGTAGSQEKTRWATDEEMNFTFSNFDILADNPTVQVTDILVVETYYTQSSNSDGKQMDYWLNNGTVTNGMIHASDGTMALTGLSIEEDDVLNFKYKGTNYARLDYKLLKFEVQYEIIPEPSSAALLGLGAMGLLMRRRK; encoded by the coding sequence ATGAAAATGAAACAAATAATGACTTTGGCTGGTTGCGGTTGCTTGATGGTGGCGCCTACCCAGGCTGCGACTGTACAGTTCAACGTTATCAATCTCTTTGGACACAATCCGGGAAATGATCTTACATCGGCAGCTCAATTTTCATCTCAGGTTGATATCGGAGCGTTGTCGGGTGATTTGCTTTTATCTGGAACTTCTTTTGATCTGACCTTGAGGGGGGTAGAGAGTAATGGCTCTACTACAGATGTAACATGGAAAGATTCTACAGATTCGTATGCCCCTGGGGCTGGAACTGCTGGTTCACAGGAAAAAACGCGCTGGGCTACAGATGAAGAAATGAATTTTACATTCAGCAATTTTGATATACTTGCTGATAATCCAACGGTTCAGGTTACCGATATTTTAGTCGTAGAGACTTACTATACCCAGTCTAGTAACAGCGATGGCAAGCAAATGGATTATTGGTTAAATAATGGGACTGTGACCAATGGAATGATTCATGCATCTGATGGAACGATGGCATTAACAGGCTTGAGCATTGAAGAGGATGATGTTTTGAATTTTAAGTATAAGGGAACGAATTACGCCCGATTAGATTACAAGTTATTAAAATTCGAAGTTCAGTATGAAATCATCCCCGAGCCCTCTTCAGCCGCCTTGCTCGGTCTCGGTGCCATGGGCCTACTGATGCGTCGCCGCAAATAA
- a CDS encoding PEP-CTERM sorting domain-containing protein, with protein sequence MKLASPLSFIIGMPFVALAPLCTGAVLTFDNSAGDGSIQNSGNWAPGYDALPTTGVHIGEVIDQSAQLEDRQVNDLEITFKGSSAFIANVNSAVRLDDVHFTFQDTSSWTNNNGSGTENLIIGRVSGANSSLTWNSSGSLTNVSQLDVGQTGTGTLTQSAGSISASTFNIHNGTYTSTGGGTLTAGKATVTGGTASIGGTLETTAASGAAMSISAGNSVAIKSGGELKNTQSGASMTIDGGLHLDLDGKLNHNGTINVNAGGTLSADSKLDIRGSTLIHNSGTISVVTTLDLASGTDASLYFSAEAIFAGNTLEVLQLRNGTSLGFEIDGAGNHSTITGNSLQVRMGSTPDLVVDFLVAPTIGQSFDLITGVEKFSNYQGVGSGYEFNTVTVNGLEAGQEYDLIYDTTLANQGFLRLEIIDSIPEPSSAAMLGLGAMGLLMRRRK encoded by the coding sequence ATGAAATTGGCTTCCCCTCTTAGCTTCATCATCGGCATGCCTTTTGTTGCTCTTGCTCCTCTTTGCACAGGGGCAGTGCTAACTTTTGACAACTCTGCAGGTGATGGCAGCATTCAGAATAGTGGGAATTGGGCTCCAGGTTATGATGCCTTGCCTACCACGGGTGTGCATATCGGTGAGGTGATAGATCAGTCAGCGCAGCTGGAGGATCGTCAGGTGAATGATCTGGAAATCACGTTTAAAGGTTCGAGTGCTTTTATTGCCAACGTGAACTCTGCGGTGCGGCTTGATGATGTTCACTTTACCTTTCAAGATACCAGTTCCTGGACGAACAACAATGGCTCAGGGACGGAAAACTTGATCATTGGCCGGGTGAGTGGAGCCAACAGTTCATTAACCTGGAACAGCAGCGGGAGTTTGACCAATGTGAGCCAGCTTGACGTTGGCCAGACGGGAACTGGAACCTTGACTCAGTCGGCGGGCTCGATCAGTGCCTCGACATTCAATATCCATAATGGAACTTACACCTCGACGGGGGGGGGAACGTTAACTGCAGGAAAGGCTACGGTGACAGGAGGAACTGCATCCATCGGTGGAACATTGGAAACGACAGCCGCTTCCGGGGCGGCAATGAGCATCAGTGCGGGGAATTCGGTGGCAATCAAATCCGGTGGAGAGCTCAAAAACACCCAAAGTGGGGCATCTATGACGATTGATGGTGGCTTACATCTGGATCTAGACGGTAAACTCAATCACAATGGAACGATTAATGTGAATGCCGGAGGAACCTTGAGCGCTGATAGTAAATTGGATATCAGGGGTAGCACCCTCATCCATAATTCTGGAACGATCTCCGTTGTGACGACCTTGGACCTGGCTTCTGGAACTGACGCCTCCCTTTATTTTTCGGCAGAGGCTATCTTTGCGGGTAACACGCTGGAGGTCCTGCAATTGCGTAATGGGACGAGCCTTGGCTTTGAGATTGATGGGGCTGGTAATCACTCAACGATCACAGGAAATTCGTTACAAGTCCGGATGGGGAGTACCCCTGATTTGGTCGTGGATTTTCTTGTCGCTCCAACCATAGGTCAATCCTTCGACCTGATTACCGGAGTAGAGAAATTTTCCAATTACCAAGGTGTAGGCTCTGGCTATGAGTTTAACACGGTGACGGTCAATGGACTGGAAGCTGGTCAGGAATACGATTTAATTTATGATACAACGTTGGCGAATCAGGGCTTTCTGAGGTTGGAAATTATTGACTCTATCCCTGAGCCCTCTTCAGCCGCCATGCTTGGTCTCGGTGCCATGGGCCTGCTGATGCGTCGCCGCAAATAA
- the galK gene encoding galactokinase encodes MDDQRGNLMIEHNDDAFQQLQSVAKEKFVEEFGIDPFWMVSAPSRVNLIGEHIDYCDGFVLPLAINRHIVIAAAPNGTSQANMVSTLFPGEPAVVMVDEDPVMGEPRWANYIRGVLDGFRLKDLWPLPGFDAVVHSNIPLGAGLSSSAAIEVALATLVEGLLGIEINPKNKALLCQRAEQKFAGVPCGIMDQFVSVFAQPDHVVLIDCRSQQAQPIPLADTSVAVIIADTKIQHELSDGSYANRRKQTEIALMILGKDSWREVSMADLEEAKGEMSEVVFQRARHVITEIERTQKAAMAIARGKMDEVGGLMRASHLSLRDDFEVSCRELDIMVEGAWHIGEAGGVLGSRMTGAGFGGSTVTLARAEQAESVMEAMSRNYKQETGIEPHIFSTKAVGGAELSDLL; translated from the coding sequence ATGGACGACCAACGAGGTAATCTAATGATTGAGCATAATGACGATGCTTTTCAGCAGCTACAATCAGTAGCCAAGGAAAAGTTTGTGGAAGAATTCGGGATCGACCCGTTTTGGATGGTATCCGCGCCGTCCAGGGTGAACCTGATCGGTGAGCATATCGATTATTGTGATGGTTTTGTTCTGCCCTTGGCAATCAACCGGCATATCGTGATTGCAGCCGCACCCAACGGCACTTCACAGGCGAATATGGTATCGACCTTATTTCCCGGGGAACCCGCTGTTGTGATGGTGGATGAAGACCCGGTGATGGGAGAGCCTCGCTGGGCCAATTACATCCGCGGGGTCTTGGACGGTTTTCGATTGAAGGATTTGTGGCCTTTGCCTGGCTTTGACGCAGTGGTGCATTCCAATATTCCGCTCGGAGCCGGACTGTCGAGCTCGGCGGCGATAGAAGTGGCCTTGGCGACGCTGGTGGAAGGTCTTTTGGGGATTGAGATTAATCCGAAAAACAAAGCCCTGCTTTGTCAGCGGGCCGAGCAAAAATTTGCCGGGGTTCCCTGTGGTATCATGGATCAGTTTGTTTCGGTGTTTGCCCAGCCTGATCACGTGGTGTTGATTGACTGCCGGTCACAGCAGGCGCAACCGATTCCACTGGCGGACACGTCGGTGGCGGTGATTATTGCCGATACGAAAATTCAGCATGAGCTCAGCGACGGCAGTTATGCCAATCGGCGAAAGCAAACGGAGATTGCCTTGATGATTTTGGGTAAGGACTCCTGGCGCGAGGTGTCGATGGCGGACCTGGAGGAAGCGAAAGGTGAGATGAGCGAAGTGGTGTTCCAACGTGCCAGACATGTGATCACGGAGATTGAGCGCACCCAGAAGGCGGCGATGGCGATTGCGCGTGGCAAAATGGATGAAGTGGGCGGCTTGATGCGCGCCAGTCACTTGTCGCTGCGTGATGATTTTGAAGTATCGTGCCGGGAGCTCGATATCATGGTTGAGGGTGCATGGCACATCGGCGAGGCCGGTGGTGTGCTCGGCAGCCGGATGACGGGAGCCGGATTCGGGGGTTCCACGGTTACTTTGGCCCGGGCTGAGCAAGCGGAGTCCGTGATGGAAGCGATGAGCCGCAATTATAAACAAGAGACCGGAATCGAGCCTCACATCTTTTCTACCAAGGCTGTGGGTGGGGCCGAGCTGAGCGATTTGCTTTAG
- a CDS encoding SpoIIE family protein phosphatase encodes MKTDSRDRLNLALRASNEGVWDWYVGDKDIYYSDRALEFLGYDAQAAPNLAIDAKKYLHPDDLESFETSFEQALTPNNNDLLAVDLRYRHPDGSWRWFRVRGIVIRDYNQKAIRIVGSVIDISKRKNAETALEEERHRLKQLVENIPVNIYYKDTDSRFVLSNSSTAEKLGAASVQDLLGKSDYDFFDASHADIARQNELEIMQSLEPQINVIQCETWEGKDDTWAETSKLPWLDHKGNVQGIFGITSDITKLVKTQRKLARVANELHHRNQAIEEELKLAREIQQALLPLGLDEHTLRGYDREISFDCRYAPASDLAGDFFEIIPISQHKTGILICDVMGHGVRSSLVVSMLRGLMEKERDAATSPEWFLYGINDGLVSILERANVTLFATAIYCVVNLKKATLTYSCAGHPAPIIIKDGKARQVPMNSGKGNPALGLIAKTPYTSKTIPLDELDRLLLFTDGLYEVENENNEAFGIEHILQSLQASSSEKLGNSLDTLLASARLHSKDGEFDDDVCLLAMDVH; translated from the coding sequence ATGAAAACAGATTCCAGGGACCGACTCAATCTGGCACTCCGTGCCTCGAACGAGGGTGTCTGGGATTGGTACGTTGGCGACAAGGACATTTATTACTCGGATCGTGCGCTTGAATTTCTCGGCTACGACGCCCAGGCGGCTCCCAATCTTGCCATCGACGCCAAGAAATACCTTCACCCCGATGACCTCGAAAGCTTCGAAACCTCATTTGAGCAAGCCCTCACCCCGAACAACAACGACCTGTTAGCCGTCGACCTCCGCTACCGCCACCCGGACGGATCCTGGCGATGGTTCCGCGTGCGTGGGATCGTCATCCGCGACTACAACCAGAAAGCCATCCGGATTGTTGGTTCCGTCATCGATATCTCCAAACGCAAAAATGCGGAAACCGCGCTGGAAGAAGAACGACACCGGCTCAAACAACTGGTTGAAAACATTCCGGTCAATATCTACTACAAGGACACAGACTCACGGTTTGTGCTTTCCAACAGCTCCACAGCGGAAAAACTCGGAGCGGCTTCAGTCCAAGATTTGTTAGGAAAAAGCGACTACGATTTTTTTGACGCCTCCCATGCGGACATCGCTCGCCAGAACGAACTCGAGATCATGCAAAGCCTCGAGCCTCAGATCAATGTGATTCAATGCGAAACATGGGAAGGCAAAGATGACACTTGGGCGGAAACTTCAAAACTACCGTGGCTCGATCACAAGGGCAATGTCCAGGGGATCTTTGGCATCACCAGTGACATCACCAAACTGGTCAAGACCCAACGGAAACTCGCCAGAGTCGCCAACGAACTTCACCACCGTAACCAGGCGATCGAAGAGGAACTCAAGCTCGCCAGAGAAATTCAACAGGCGCTCCTCCCCCTCGGACTGGATGAACACACCTTGCGTGGATACGACCGGGAAATTTCCTTTGATTGCCGGTATGCCCCGGCATCCGATCTGGCAGGGGACTTCTTCGAAATCATTCCCATTTCACAACACAAAACCGGCATCCTGATCTGCGATGTCATGGGCCACGGTGTCCGATCCTCACTCGTGGTTTCCATGTTGCGCGGGCTGATGGAAAAAGAGAGGGACGCGGCAACCAGCCCGGAATGGTTTCTTTATGGCATCAATGACGGCTTGGTTTCCATCCTTGAGCGTGCCAATGTCACGCTCTTCGCTACCGCAATCTACTGTGTGGTTAATCTGAAAAAGGCAACCCTCACCTATTCCTGTGCCGGGCACCCGGCTCCAATCATCATCAAAGACGGTAAAGCCCGCCAGGTTCCCATGAACTCGGGCAAAGGAAACCCCGCACTCGGACTGATCGCCAAAACCCCTTATACCAGCAAAACGATCCCCCTCGACGAACTCGACCGACTGCTCCTCTTCACCGACGGGCTCTATGAAGTGGAGAATGAAAATAACGAAGCCTTTGGCATCGAACACATCCTCCAAAGCCTCCAGGCATCGAGCTCAGAGAAACTCGGCAACAGCCTCGACACCTTGCTCGCCTCTGCCCGGCTCCACTCCAAAGACGGTGAATTTGACGATGACGTCTGCCTGCTGGCGATGGATGTGCACTAA
- a CDS encoding alpha/beta hydrolase, whose protein sequence is MTPTHNRHGERLDLSFHPGQGASCHPDHLVILGHGVTGNKDRPLLIAVAEHLAANGWPCLRLSFSGNGESEGAFADSNISKEIEDLTAVIDQHGPGKKIAYIGHSMGGAVGTLTAARDERIQLMVHLAGMVHTSNFVEREFGELTPDHDLMWDEAACPLSSTYVNDLRQVDSTLDAVKELRLPWLLIHGLDDDVVLPGDSQELYQKLRAPRELVEIPGADHSFEGYHHEVCTKILDWLEKHF, encoded by the coding sequence ATGACACCCACCCACAACCGCCACGGCGAACGCCTCGACCTCAGCTTTCACCCGGGGCAAGGGGCATCGTGCCATCCCGATCATCTGGTCATCCTTGGCCATGGTGTCACCGGCAACAAGGACCGGCCACTGCTCATCGCTGTGGCCGAACACCTCGCCGCAAATGGCTGGCCTTGTCTTCGGCTTTCGTTTTCTGGCAACGGAGAATCGGAAGGGGCATTCGCAGATTCCAACATCAGCAAGGAAATCGAAGACCTCACCGCCGTGATCGACCAACACGGCCCAGGCAAAAAAATCGCTTACATCGGCCATAGCATGGGAGGAGCAGTCGGCACCCTGACCGCAGCTCGCGACGAACGCATCCAGCTCATGGTCCACCTTGCCGGCATGGTTCACACCTCCAACTTTGTCGAACGGGAATTTGGAGAACTTACACCTGACCACGACCTGATGTGGGACGAAGCCGCATGTCCGCTGTCCTCCACCTACGTCAACGACCTTCGCCAGGTTGATTCCACTCTGGATGCCGTCAAGGAACTACGCCTCCCCTGGCTACTGATCCACGGGCTCGACGACGATGTGGTCCTGCCCGGAGACAGCCAGGAGCTCTACCAAAAACTACGAGCCCCCCGCGAACTGGTCGAAATCCCCGGTGCAGACCACTCGTTTGAAGGATATCACCATGAAGTCTGCACCAAGATTCTCGACTGGTTGGAAAAACATTTCTAA